GCAGCGCCTTACCTACTAAGCTAAGCTTTAAAGAGTAATCCACCGCAAcagaaacttatttttttgatctTCCTATTCTATATAGAAATAGAAAAAGCGAGAAACCAGTACCAGCTTCTCGCCAACCGTGCTTCCTACCAACTCCGCCAACCCCAGACGGTCCTATTGATTTAGCCGCACCGGAACCCGCAACTGCCGCCTCTACTCCGACAGCTACTGACTTTTCTGATGAATCTTAGCTTGCTTTTGAATACAGTAAAAGTGGGACCTCCCTTGTTCTCGCATTCCTTGCCTTGGCCCGGCCTTCAATCAAAGGCTAGTCATCATTAGCTCATTGGCTTGCTTTCTGATAGCATTCTCCCCGGCGTCCTTCCTCCGGGGAGATATGTGATACTTGTCTACGAGTGAGAGGTCGGCAGTGATAGTTGTGTACGATTGCGATGTTCGAAGTGATCGCACTACTCTCGTTTTCTTCGAGCGAGCTGTCTGCCAGTATGATTGATGGGTCTACCCGAAGTGAGTAAAGGTCGAAGGTCTGTGTCTGTGCTTGATATCTGGAACCTTTTCCTAACCCTTAATGCTTTGCATTAAGTACTACATAACCTTCATATGAAAACAGGTATGCAAATATTTAAATGAAGCAATGGCAGAAGAATCATTACCAGAGACGATCAAATCATCTACATAGACAAGGACATTGAGTTGCACTGGACCTTGTTGAAGAGTGAAAAGAGAGTAGTCTGAGTAGGACTGCTGAAACCCATACTTCTTCAATGATGCAGCCAATTTAGCAAACCAGCATCTCGGGGCCTGACGTAACCCATACATTTAGTACTGTACCCTACCCCCGATTTGGGTTTATTGCAATATTTTTTGGGTCAACTCTTCAGGTTGGAGGAGACAGATTGTTCATGATGGTTTAAGTTGGTGAAAGGTAAGCCGACCAAGTTGATTAGGAAAAAGAGCAATTGAAGAATCAGAGGGACAATTAATAGCATGTCGACATCTCGATGTGATATTCCAATCAATGGTTGGATGATCAATACCATCGACCTATTCCACTGCTGAATGACGGAAGCTTTTTCTTACTGATGGACTGATCCAGGGAATTCAGACTGACGGTTAGATGGTTGTTAACTTGTGTCCTTCTCTTCCTTCCCCACCTCCTTCGCGCAACTCCTTAGTAAGGGCTTCGCTCGAGTGTCGTTCCCAGGGCTAAATAGGTATGATCCATCCTTCCAAAAGAAGAGAGCTAGGCACCAGCTTCAGAATGAGAATCTTCAACGGGGATCCTTCCTTCAGTTTAGCAATCAATTAGATCCCGACTGCCTTAGCCTTGATGAAGCATAGCTTGCCGTTTGATGCGGAACATTGAGACATCGACTTTAAAGCATCTCGTAGTTGATCGGCCATCAACAGTACCAACATGGACAAGGACTGCTGAACATGGATAGAACGAGAGTCGAACTCGCGACTCAATCACTCTCTTGCTATTTTTGACCCGCGGGGAGCGCAGCAACCAAGGTGCATATTTTCATATAGAAAGAAGTGAAGCGTAGCGATTCGTACTACCGGAAAAGTTTCGCTAACCGGCGGGCAATAGAGTCCGCCGATAGGCGCAAGCAAAGCGTAGCGAATCGCATAGATAAGCCACTTATTCCTAATAAATAGGCGTAAGGGCGGGCGAAGGGGATGGATGTCTGAGCGGTTGAAAGAGTCGGTCTTGAAAACCGAAGTATTGATAGGAATACCGGGGGTTCGAATCCCTCTCCATCCGCGAGGTCATAAGTTGATAAAGGGATCTGAACCTAAGGCTTCCTCGAGGACTCTATCTTTGACTTTCAGTCTAGTGCCAATTATGTGatgtattataaaaaaaaaatgatcttAGCATATATAGCGTCAGATGTTATGAAAGTAAGTCGATCTCCGAAAGCGAAGAAATAAAATCAAAGCGCATTGGAATCTTCGATCATATAGAATGTGTGCCGCGAGTGATCCGTCTGCGCAAAGGCAGAATAGCAGATTGGCTTGTCTTGCCTCTATCTTCCGGGGACTCCTAGGGCTCTTTCTATTTTCTATTTCTATCAATTGAAGAAGAGAGAGGGTAGAAAAGAAGGGGATGGATGGCTGGGCCATGAGAAGGAAGGCTAGCTATATTCTTAACACACACATGCAAGTCGGACGGGGGGAAGAGGCGGGGTAGAGTAATTGGAAAACTCATTTAAAGAAATGCTTATCAAAGGTAGTTTACTTACTTACTTGTTAGAGTAAGACAGGTTGGTTCGAGAGCCCCTTGGTCAAAGCAAAGGAAAGAGGGGTCCTGATTCCGGGACGGAGCCGTATGACGCGAGAGTGTCACGTACGGTTCCTTTGAGAAGGGTGTGATACCACCACCTATCAGGCCCGACGAGCGGTCCACGGAGCTGCATCCTTACTCACCCGGTCTATGCACATTGCTTTTTCCAGGAGGTTGGCCGCCTATCCTAGATCTTCCCATTTCCAATAGGATCCCGGGCTCGATCTGGTTTAGTATCAAGGtgattctctttctctttctataTATATGGGTCCGTGCAGCATTTCCACGATATCGTTATGATCAATTAATGGGACTTGGCCGGAAAGTGTTCTTGCCTCTATCATTAGCTCGGGTAGTCGCCGTTTCTGGTGTTTTAGTCACCTTTCAATGGCTCCCTTAATTATGTGCGAGGAATTGCTCTATTGAGTAATGGGAAGCGGGCTACTCCCCGAAAATGTCCATAGTTGGTTGGGGATTCCTTCGCTTTAGTAAGGTGAATCTTATTTTCATTTCTCTTTTGAATGAATTCCCCATACGTAGATCGCGCTCGATATTATGTATTTACTTATCGTTTTTTTGCCCTTGCTTAGTAGTTTCGTGGCAGGTTCGGACGTTTTCTAGAAAATACTCTAGTTACGCAGCATTCTTTTTCATTTCTCGTTCTTGTGTTCTTCGCTATctctattttcattttcatttataGAAGGCAAACGAAGAGTACTTTTTCTCTTCTATTGCTcattctaattcattttctcgtCCTTTTGTTCTGTTTTTTATTACGCTTCTTTCTTTTTGAGCAAGTTTTGGCTTTAGGGAGCGTTGTGGCGTCTGCCCTTTTTGTTCCCCATTATGTCTCATCTGGTTCTAGTGGTGGCGAATTGAGTGGTCCCCCACCTTTAGAATCCTCCTCGAGTACGGAATCGAGAAAGACTTATAGGAATATTATAGGGGCCTAGAACGAGGGTAGAGTTCGAGATCACTTTAATCAAGCCGTCGATGTAGATGactatttctttgtttttgatCGAAGGAACTTTGAATTACGGGTGTTGGAGCAAAAGGGCCTATTGCAAGATAGGCTCTTTGAGCTCATGCTCGCGCAGAGCAATTTGGAAAGTATTTATAAGGTATGCCTCCATAATGGTCAAACTGATATTAGGAGGGAGGCTTACGAATTCCTCCAAGAAAAGGTTAAACCATTCAGCGACCCCTCCTTTGCTGATCAGCGGGCTCTCATGTCCGCTAATCAGAATTCCTTTACTCAGCAACTGAACGAGCACGGTAGAAATTCTGAAATTTACCAAGAGTTCTACCGGCATTTTACGGATGAAGACGTCCGTCGCTCGCTCGGGTTGCCCCTACCATAGGGGGGggtttcttttctttctttttttttaagttttaacattTGAATTTCTCTTACATTCTACGTTCCCGAAACGGAttctataaaatattttacattttcTATGATCATCTTTATTTCAGGTATTCGGGGAATTCTCCTTAATAGACGAAATATTCTTATTATGTCAATGTCAATTGAATCAATGTTATTAGCTGTGAATTCGAACTTTATGGTATTTTCTGTTTCTTTGGATGATATGATGGGTCAATTATTTGCTTTATTGGTTCCAACGGTGGCAGCTGCGGAATCTGCTATTGGGTTAGCCATTTTCGTTATTACTTTCCGAGTCCGGGGGACTATTGCTGTAGAATCTATTAATAGCATTCAAGGTTAAACATGACTCCTAGAAAGTTACCAAAATACGAAGTTCTTTCCGTAAGCTTCGCTTAAGCGACTTCATACgttctcttctttctttttacttGGTTGGCAGGATCAGGGCCTTTCTCACTGGGCGAGCGCATCCGATTCTTAAGTGCTTTCTTAAACCACTTCCCGTTCAGTTGCTGAAAGATAAAGATAAGCTTTCTAAACTAAATGATAAAGAGTTCCACGAAGATGCAGGCTAGAAAGATGCTATTTGCTGCTATTCTATCTATTTGTGCATCAAGTTCGAAGAAGATCTCAATCTATAATGAAGAAATGATAGTAGCTCGTTGTTTTATAGGCTTTATCATATTCAGTCGGAAGAGTTTAGGTAATACTTTCAAAGCGACTCTCGACGAGAGAATCCAGGCTATTCAGGAAGAATCGCAGCAATTCCCCAATCCTAACGAAGTAGTTCCTCCGGAATCCAATGAACAACAACGATTACTTAGGGTCAGCTTGCGAATTTGTGGAACCGTAGTAGAATCATTACCAATGGCACGCTGTGCGCCTAAGTGCGAAAAGACAGTGCAAGCTTTGTTATGTCGAAACCTAAATGTTAAGTCAGCAACACTTCCAAATGCCACTTCTTCCCGTCGCACCCGTCTTCAGGACGATCTAGTCACAGGGTTTCACTTCTCAGTGAGTGAAAGATTTGTCCCCGGGTCTACGTTAAAAGCTTCTATAGTAGAACTCATTCGAGAAGGCTTGGTGGTCTTAAGAATGGTTCGGGCAGGGGGTTCTCTTAAGAATAAGGAAGACAAATAAAATCGAATTCATGTTCATGCTAAGAGAAGAGCGGATCCAATACCAAGACGACTTCTTTCTCAGAAAAGCAAGTACTTgaagaatttattttttgatatcaTGCCCTACGAGTAAGTCCCAAAAAGGACCCGCGAGAAGCCTTTTGCACCAAGCTAAGGAATGCAAAACTCGGCTTGGATCAAGGAGGGGCTCTTGGTCACAAAAGGGAATCTACTTCTTTCTTCCAAAACCTTTCTTTTTTTTCGGTATGCCGCTCCGCCTGCAAGGAGCGAAAAAAGAAATTGGTCTGTGGTGATGTCGGAATTTGCGCCTATTTGTATCTATTTAGTGATCAGTCTGCTAGTTTCTTTGATCCCACTCGGTGTTCCTTTTCCATTTTCTTCTAATACTTCGACTTATCCAGAAAAATTGTCGGCCTACGAATG
The Amaranthus tricolor cultivar Red isolate AtriRed21 chromosome 11, ASM2621246v1, whole genome shotgun sequence DNA segment above includes these coding regions:
- the LOC130827035 gene encoding ATP synthase protein MI25-like; this encodes MIIFISGIRGILLNRRNILIMSMSIESMLLAVNSNFMVFSVSLDDMMGQLFALLVPTVAAAESAIGLAIFVITFRVRGTIAVESINSIQGSGPFSLGEKSSTKMQARKMLFAAILSICASSSKKISIYNEEMIVARCFIGFIIFSRKSLGNTFKATLDERIQAIQEESQQFPNPNEVVPPESNEQQRLLRVSLRICGTVVESLPMARCAPKCEKTVQALLCRNLNVKSATLPNATSSRRTRLQDDLVTGFHFSVSERFVPGSTLKASIVELIREGLVVLRMVRAGGSLKNKEDK
- the LOC130827025 gene encoding NADH-ubiquinone oxidoreductase chain 3 — protein: MQNSAWIKEGLLVTKGNLLLSSKTFLFFRYAAPPARSEKRNWSVVMSEFAPICIYLVISLLVSLIPLGVPFPFSSNTSTYPEKLSAYECGFDPFGDARSRFDIRFYLVSILFIILDPEVTFFFPWAVSLNKIDLFGSWSMMAFLLILTIGFLYEWKRGASDRE